The following proteins come from a genomic window of Salvia hispanica cultivar TCC Black 2014 chromosome 4, UniMelb_Shisp_WGS_1.0, whole genome shotgun sequence:
- the LOC125218909 gene encoding annexin D5-like isoform X1 has protein sequence MATLSVPPVLTSPRDDAAALYRAFKGFGCDTAAVINILAHRDAMQRALIEQEYRTIYSEELTKRLASELRGDIERAILLWMPDPAVRDATVVRKALSGDVIDLKAATEVICSRTSTQIQHFKQIYHAKFHAYLEHDIEYQASGDLKKLLLAYASVPRYEGPEVDRGLAEHDAKSLFKAGEKKLGTDEDTFIRIFAERSRAQLAAISSAYHSMYGNSLKKAVKRETSGNFELGLLTILQCAENPGRYFAKMLRKAMKGMGTDDKTLTRVIVTRAEIDLQYIKAEYQKKYGKSLNDAVHSETSSHYRTFLLALLGATHH, from the exons ATGGCGACATTGAGCGTTCCTCCAGTTTTGACTTCGCCCCGAGATGATGCTGCGGCACTCTACCGCGCTTTCAAGG GTTTTGGGTGCGACACTGCAGCAGTTATTAATATCCTTGCTCATAGGGACGCAATGCAACGTGCTCTTATCGAGCAAGAGTACAGAACTATATATTCCGAAGAACTTACTAAACGTCTGGCTTCAGAACTTAGGGGTGATATTGAG AGAGCAATTTTACTTTGGATGCCTGATCCAGCTGTTCGTGATGCAACAGTAGTAAGGAAAGCTTTGAGTGGTGATGTCATTGACCTGAAAGCTGCTACTGAAGTCATTTGTTCGCGTACTTCAACTCAAATACAGCATTTCAAACAAATCTACCATGCAAAGTTTCATGCTTACCTTGAGCATGATATTGAATACCAAGCATCTGGTGATCTCAAAAAG TTGCTACTGGCATATGCTAGTGTTCCTCGGTATGAAGGTCCTGAGGTCGACAGGGGATTAGCAGAGCATGATGCTAAGTCTCTCTTTAAAGCTGGGGAGAAGAAGCTTGGAACTGATGAGGACACTTTCATACGCATATTCGCTGAACGGAGCCGAGCGCAATTGGCTGCTATATCTTCTGCTTATCATAGCATGTATGGGAACTCACTTAAAAAG GCCGTAAAAAGGGAAACGTCTGGGAACTTTGAGCTTGGTCTCTTGACTATATTACAGTGTGCTGAGAACCCTGGGAGGTATTTTGCAAAG ATGCTGCGCAAGGCAATGAAGGGTATGGGAACTGACGATAAAACCCTTACCAGGGTGATAGTGACAAGAGCAGAGATTGATCTGCAGTATATAAAGGCAGAGTACCAaaagaaatatggaaaatCTCTGAACGATGCAGTGCATTCAGAAACATCAAGCCATTACAGAACATTCCTTCTCGCTCTCTTGGGTGCCACGCACCACTAG
- the LOC125218909 gene encoding annexin D5-like isoform X2 — protein sequence MQRALIEQEYRTIYSEELTKRLASELRGDIERAILLWMPDPAVRDATVVRKALSGDVIDLKAATEVICSRTSTQIQHFKQIYHAKFHAYLEHDIEYQASGDLKKLLLAYASVPRYEGPEVDRGLAEHDAKSLFKAGEKKLGTDEDTFIRIFAERSRAQLAAISSAYHSMYGNSLKKAVKRETSGNFELGLLTILQCAENPGRYFAKMLRKAMKGMGTDDKTLTRVIVTRAEIDLQYIKAEYQKKYGKSLNDAVHSETSSHYRTFLLALLGATHH from the exons ATGCAACGTGCTCTTATCGAGCAAGAGTACAGAACTATATATTCCGAAGAACTTACTAAACGTCTGGCTTCAGAACTTAGGGGTGATATTGAG AGAGCAATTTTACTTTGGATGCCTGATCCAGCTGTTCGTGATGCAACAGTAGTAAGGAAAGCTTTGAGTGGTGATGTCATTGACCTGAAAGCTGCTACTGAAGTCATTTGTTCGCGTACTTCAACTCAAATACAGCATTTCAAACAAATCTACCATGCAAAGTTTCATGCTTACCTTGAGCATGATATTGAATACCAAGCATCTGGTGATCTCAAAAAG TTGCTACTGGCATATGCTAGTGTTCCTCGGTATGAAGGTCCTGAGGTCGACAGGGGATTAGCAGAGCATGATGCTAAGTCTCTCTTTAAAGCTGGGGAGAAGAAGCTTGGAACTGATGAGGACACTTTCATACGCATATTCGCTGAACGGAGCCGAGCGCAATTGGCTGCTATATCTTCTGCTTATCATAGCATGTATGGGAACTCACTTAAAAAG GCCGTAAAAAGGGAAACGTCTGGGAACTTTGAGCTTGGTCTCTTGACTATATTACAGTGTGCTGAGAACCCTGGGAGGTATTTTGCAAAG ATGCTGCGCAAGGCAATGAAGGGTATGGGAACTGACGATAAAACCCTTACCAGGGTGATAGTGACAAGAGCAGAGATTGATCTGCAGTATATAAAGGCAGAGTACCAaaagaaatatggaaaatCTCTGAACGATGCAGTGCATTCAGAAACATCAAGCCATTACAGAACATTCCTTCTCGCTCTCTTGGGTGCCACGCACCACTAG
- the LOC125218246 gene encoding ribosome biogenesis protein NOP53 → MGKRPKSSRKGKKEWRANISTEDIEDFYDKTTKDALSGGSLADVPSDSLFFLDKSRDLSVKRKIEKNREKVLRCDSVLQRNPFIKAIPSSTQNKQKSKRKGKAVSTPVDEDAAQGNVKDESAHVSGVLDLWEEKEGVKAKIKKKPKTCIIPAVEVEHPGCSFNPHPESHQDALARAVADEMQKMYQHELGPQPIPLVVPGEAIDEEYKYFLEADADGTDDDENENQADGGDEDAEKSSQKTKRVTRVEFNRRARRKERLRIEAEDKKVKGLSKEIDSLPEIMEEIAKEDEEKHNRHLRRIVAKQERLKARPSRLGKYKFEPSPLQVLLTEEKTGSLRQLKGCCTLVRDRYKSLEKRGLIIPTKKGSRR, encoded by the exons ATGGGTAAGAGACCGAAGAGTTCAAGGAAGGGAAAGAAAGAATGGAGGGCCAACATAAGCACTGAAGATATTGAagatttttatgataaaaccACAAAAGATGCTCTTTCCGGTGGTTCTTTAGCTGATGTCCCTAGTGATTCTCTTTTCTTCCTTGATAAATCCAGAG ATCTTTCTGTTAAGCGGAAGATTGagaaaaacagagaaaaaGTATTGCGATGTGATAGTGTGTTGCAGAGAAACCCTTTTATTAAAGCTATTCCTTCCTCTACACAGAATAAGCAAAAGTCCAAGAGAAAGGGTAAAGCTGTATCCACACCAGTAGATGAAGATGCTGCACAGGGCAACGTGAAG GATGAAAGTGCGCATGTTTCTGGAGTTCTTGACTTGTGGGAAGAGAAAG AAGGAGTGAaggcaaaaataaaaaag AAGCCCAAGACTTGCATTATTCCTGCTGTTGAGGTTGAACATCCTGGATGTTCATTCAATCCTCACCCTGAGAGCCATCAG GACGCTTTAGCTCGTGCTGTTGCAGATGAAATGCAGAAAATGTACCAGCATGAATTGGGGCCTCAACCCATCCCTTTAGTTGTCCCTGGTGAAGCTATTGATGAAGAATAT AAATATTTCCTTGAGGCAGATGCGGATGGTACCGAtgatgatgaaaatgaaaatcagGCTGATGGAGGAGACGAGGATGCAGAAAAGAG TTCTCAGAAAACCAAAAGGGTGACAAGGGTAGAGTTTAACCGGAGGGCTAGAAGGAAGGAACGATTGAGAATTGAAGCAGAAGACAAAAAAGTGAAGGGACTTTCAAAAGAAATAGACAG TTTACCTGAAATAATGGAAGAAATTGCAAAAGAGGATGAAGAGAAACATAACCGACATCTCCGAAGGATTGTTGCCAAACAAGAAAGATTGAAAGCTCGTCCATCTCGCTTGGGAAAGTACAA ATTTGAGCCTTCTCCACTCCAAGTTCTATTGACCGAAGAGAAAACTGGTTCACTTCGGCAGTTGAAG GGCTGTTGTACACTAGTCAGAGATCGTTACAAAAGCCTAGAGAAAAGAGGACTGATTATCCCAACAAAGAAGGGTAGCAG GAGGTAG
- the LOC125220241 gene encoding uncharacterized protein LOC125220241: MENQVASSLYDLFGEPKIAPRVGDEYQAELPQFRGDSNTGMSRMDEIDERSGMVPEICDECWSEAEKGCFLVGLYIFAKNFVEIKKFVGTKDMLAVQSYYYGAFYSSQEYHRWFNAKHKRCKLGRGLFYGLRLQEFLSRVLPRVEEESRNALLEVSKSFENEKISVTEYAFRLKAMIGTELLVEAVGIGREHQDLTAMATRHSKARGHDMPSEKVYTSLTTAEISSLLSGEHRLSKARSNDLFWEAVWPRLLASGWHSEEATNYRDVASSNASPSLVFLIPGVKRFSRRDLVRGDQYFNTVADVLRKVSQEPALLELDQEAEQCGLSNDESFSVTVVDTGLPDGKVVEFRTFPSAAEISRERTDAADEEARATSPDVHKKRTTRDQVSKNLDILPSTSNNSIEQQQQPQFYIDLNFPPEAEAGSFSAEQDIIASKNNASSNQTRFSTRRRPPTMRVLEAVAHGYLSVNKKQKKKKKEDGQ, translated from the exons ATGGAGAATCAAGTTGCATCCTCGTTGTATGATTTGTTTGGGGAGCCAAAAATCGCGCCTCGAGTTGGGGATGAATATCAGGCTGAACTGCCTCAGTTTCGTGGAGATTCAAACACTGGTATGAGTCGGATGGATGAAATAGACGAGCGCAGTGGTATGGTGCCTGAAATCTGTGATGAATGCTGGTCTGAAGCTGAGAAGGGCTGTTTCCTTGTTGGATTGTACATATTTGCAAAGAACTTTGTCGAGATAAAGAAATTTGTTGGGACGAAGGATATGTTAGCTGTGCAGTCGTACTACTATGGGGCGTTCTACTCTTCACAGGAGTATCATAGATGGTTCAACGCTAAGCACAAGAGATGCAAATTAGGCCGGGGATTGTTTTATGGGCTAAGGCTGCAAGAATTTCTATCTAGGGTGCTACCAAGAGTAGAGGAGGAGTCTCGGAATGCTCTATTAGAG GTTTCTAAATCATTTGAGAATGAAAAGATATCAGTAACAGAGTATGCCTTCCGTTTGAAGGCGATGATTGGTACAGAGTTGCTCGTGGAAGCCGTTGGCATTGGGAGAGAGCATCAAGATCTCACTGCAATGGCTACGCGGCACTCAAAGGCACGCGGCCATGATATGCCATCAGAGAAGGTTTATACCTCACTTACAACAGCTGAGATATCGAGCTTGTTGAGTGGAGAGCACCGACTGAGCAAGGCCAGATCGAATGATCTGTTCTGGGAGGCAGTCTGGCCGCGTCTGCTAGCAAGTGGTTGGCATTCAGAGGAGGCCACGAACTACAGAGACGTTGCTAGTTCAAATGCAAGTCCTAGCCTAGTTTTTCTTATTCCCGGAGTGAAGAGATTTTCGAGGAGAGATTTGGTGAGAGGtgatcaatattttaatactgTGGCTGATGTGTTGAGAAAAGTTTCTCAAGAGCCTGCCCTGCTGGAGCTCGACCAAGAAGCAGAACAATGTGGATTGAGTAATGATGAGAGTTTTTCTGTCACTGTTGTGGATACAGGCCTCCCAGATGGGAAGGTAGTCGAATTCAGAACCTTCCCATCTGCAGCAGAGATTAGTCGAGAAAGGACTGATGCCGCGGATGAAGAAGCTCGTGCGACTTCCCCTGATGTGCACAAGAAACGCACCACTCGAGATCAAGTAAGCAAGAATCTTGATATATTGCCATCCACTAGCAACAACAGCATTGAACAGCAGCAACAACCTCAGTTTTATATTGACCTCAACTTCCCTCCAGAGGCCGAGGCTGGCTCCTTTTCTGCTGAGCAAGATATCATCGCTTCCAAAAACAATGCTAGCTCGAACCAAACAAGGTTTAGCACGAGGCGTAGGCCTCCAACGATGAGGGTTCTAGAAGCTGTTGCGCACGGATACTTGAGCGTGAacaagaagcagaagaagaagaagaaggaagatgGGCAATGA